The Engraulis encrasicolus isolate BLACKSEA-1 chromosome 4, IST_EnEncr_1.0, whole genome shotgun sequence genome includes a window with the following:
- the phlda2 gene encoding pleckstrin homology-like domain family A member 2: protein MKMSASEICKVLKEGELEKRSDNLLQFWKRKTCVLTADSLSIYADTQKKTKGKELKLQTIKKVDCVERTGKFVYFTIVTTDDKEIDFRCSGEDGCWNAIITMALIDFQNRKAIQDFKTRQDPESSAPTQQERRMGRAP, encoded by the coding sequence ATGAAAATGTCCGCGTCCGAGATCTGCAAGGTCCTGAAGGAGGGCGAGTTGGAGAAGAGGAGCGACAACTTGCTCCAGTTCTGGAAGAGGAAGACGTGCGTCCTGACCGCGGACAGCCTGAGCATTTACGCCGACACGCAGAAGAAGACGAAGGGCAAGGAGCTCAAACTCCAGACCATCAAGAAGGTGGACTGCGTGGAGCGCACGGGGAAGTTTGTCTACTTCACCATCGTCACCACGGATGACAAAGAGATCGACTTCAGGTGCTCCGGTGAGGATGGCTGTTGGAACGCGATCATTACGATGGCACTCATAGACTTTCAGAACAGGAAAGCCATTCAGGACTTTAAAACACGACAGGACCCGGAGAGTTCAGCTCCAACACAGCAGGAGAGGCGAATGGGTCGGGCACCATGA